A genomic region of Pseudomonas sp. MPC6 contains the following coding sequences:
- a CDS encoding efflux RND transporter permease subunit, producing MPQFFIDRPVFAWVVALFILLAGALAIPQLPVAQYPDVAPPQIEIYAVYPGASAQTVDESVVSLIEEELNGADHLLYFESQSSLGSATIKATFQPGTNPEMAQVDVQNRLKVIESRLPQAVNQQGLQVEKVSAGFLLLITLTSSDGKLDDVALSDYLARNVMNEIKRLDGVGKAQLYGAERAMRIWIDPRKLIGFNLTPADVNAAIVAQNAQISAGSIGDLPTRGTQEITATILVKGQLSTPEEFADIVLKANPDGSTVRIGDVARVEIGSQEYQFGTRLNGKPSTAVGVQLSPGANALSTATLVRAKMDELARYFPANVEYKIPYDTSPFVKVSITKVVYTLVEAMVLVFAVMFLFLQNIRYTLIPTLVVPVALMGTFATMLALGFSINVLTMFGMVLAIGILVDDAIVVVENVERIMVSEGLSPKEATRKAMQQITGAIIGITLVLVAVFIPMAFMQGSVGVIYRQFSLSMATSILFSALLALTLTPALCATLLKPIAKGEHHEKRGFFGWFNRRFEQLTVSYQGWVAYALKRTGRYLLIYGVLLIGLGICFSRLPSSFLPVEDQGYTITDVQLPPGASKHRTVQVVEQIEAHNATEPGVGDSTVILGFSFSGSGQNAALAFTTLKDWSDRGSEDSASSIADRANIALSQIKDAVAFAILPPPVDGLGTSSGFEFRLQDRGGLGHATLMQARTELLEAAEKSPILMNVRESALAEAPQVQLEVDRKQANALGVSFADIGSVLSTAVGSAYINDFPNQGRMQRVVVQAEGDQRSQVADLLHMHVRNSAGNMVPLSAFVQAKWTQGPAQLTRYNGYPAISISGEPKPGYSTGEAMAEIERLVALGPAGLGQEWTGLSLQERLSGSQAPILLGLSLLIVFLCLAALYESWSIPTSVLLVVPLGVLGAVLAVTLRGMPNDVFFKVGLITIIGLSAKNAILIIEFAKSLVDEGHDLIDATLQAARLRLRPIVMTSLAFILGVVPLAIATGASSASQQAIGTGVIGGMITATLAVLFVPVFFVVVMKLVRTRPDDI from the coding sequence ATGCCGCAGTTCTTTATCGATCGCCCGGTGTTCGCCTGGGTGGTCGCCCTGTTTATCCTGCTGGCCGGGGCCCTGGCCATTCCGCAGCTGCCGGTGGCGCAGTACCCCGACGTCGCCCCGCCGCAGATCGAGATCTACGCCGTGTACCCCGGCGCTTCGGCGCAGACCGTGGACGAAAGCGTGGTCAGCCTGATCGAGGAAGAGCTCAACGGCGCCGATCATCTGCTGTATTTCGAATCGCAAAGCAGCCTCGGCAGTGCGACGATCAAAGCCACCTTCCAGCCGGGCACCAACCCGGAAATGGCCCAGGTCGATGTGCAGAACCGCCTGAAAGTCATCGAGTCGCGCCTGCCGCAAGCGGTCAACCAGCAGGGTTTGCAAGTGGAGAAAGTCTCCGCCGGTTTCCTGCTGCTGATCACCCTGACCTCCAGCGACGGCAAGCTCGACGACGTGGCGCTCAGCGATTACCTGGCGCGCAATGTGATGAACGAGATCAAGCGCCTGGACGGGGTTGGCAAGGCCCAGCTGTACGGCGCGGAACGGGCGATGCGCATCTGGATCGACCCGCGCAAGCTCATCGGATTCAACCTGACCCCGGCCGACGTCAACGCCGCCATCGTCGCGCAGAACGCCCAGATTTCAGCTGGCAGCATCGGCGACTTGCCGACCCGCGGCACCCAGGAAATCACCGCGACCATTCTGGTCAAGGGTCAGTTGTCGACCCCGGAAGAATTCGCCGACATCGTGCTCAAGGCCAACCCCGACGGCTCCACTGTGCGCATCGGCGATGTGGCGCGGGTCGAGATCGGCAGTCAGGAATACCAGTTCGGCACCCGCCTGAACGGCAAGCCATCGACCGCGGTCGGCGTGCAATTGTCCCCCGGCGCCAATGCCCTGAGCACCGCGACCCTGGTGCGGGCGAAGATGGACGAACTGGCGCGCTACTTCCCCGCCAATGTCGAATACAAGATCCCGTACGACACCTCGCCTTTCGTCAAGGTCTCGATCACCAAGGTGGTCTACACCCTCGTCGAGGCGATGGTGCTGGTGTTCGCGGTGATGTTTCTGTTCCTGCAAAACATCCGCTACACGCTGATTCCGACCCTGGTGGTGCCGGTGGCGCTGATGGGCACCTTCGCGACCATGTTGGCCCTGGGCTTTTCAATCAACGTGCTGACCATGTTCGGCATGGTCCTGGCCATCGGCATCCTGGTCGACGACGCGATTGTGGTGGTGGAAAACGTCGAACGGATCATGGTCAGCGAAGGCCTGTCGCCCAAGGAGGCGACGCGCAAGGCGATGCAGCAGATCACCGGTGCGATCATCGGCATCACCCTGGTGCTGGTGGCGGTGTTCATTCCCATGGCATTCATGCAGGGCTCGGTCGGGGTGATCTACCGACAGTTCTCCTTGTCGATGGCGACCTCGATCCTGTTCTCGGCGTTGCTCGCCCTGACCTTGACCCCGGCACTCTGCGCGACGTTGCTCAAGCCGATCGCCAAAGGCGAGCATCATGAGAAACGCGGGTTCTTTGGCTGGTTCAACCGCCGCTTCGAGCAACTGACCGTAAGTTATCAGGGCTGGGTCGCCTACGCGTTGAAGCGCACCGGTCGCTACCTGTTGATCTACGGCGTGCTGTTGATCGGCCTGGGGATTTGCTTCAGTCGCCTGCCCTCCTCGTTCCTGCCGGTGGAAGACCAGGGCTATACCATCACCGACGTGCAACTGCCGCCGGGTGCGAGCAAGCACCGCACAGTGCAGGTGGTCGAACAGATCGAAGCGCACAACGCCACTGAACCCGGGGTGGGCGACAGCACAGTGATTCTCGGTTTCAGCTTTTCCGGCAGCGGCCAGAACGCGGCATTGGCATTCACCACGCTCAAGGACTGGTCCGATCGCGGCAGCGAGGACTCCGCCAGTTCAATTGCCGACCGCGCCAATATCGCATTGAGCCAGATCAAGGACGCGGTGGCCTTCGCCATCCTGCCGCCGCCCGTGGACGGCCTCGGCACCTCCAGCGGTTTCGAGTTCCGCCTGCAGGATCGTGGTGGCCTCGGCCATGCCACGCTGATGCAGGCGCGCACCGAACTGCTCGAGGCCGCCGAAAAAAGCCCGATCCTGATGAACGTCCGCGAAAGCGCCCTGGCTGAAGCGCCGCAGGTGCAGCTGGAAGTCGACCGCAAACAGGCCAACGCGCTGGGGGTGTCCTTTGCCGACATCGGCAGCGTGCTGTCCACCGCGGTCGGTTCGGCCTACATCAACGACTTCCCCAACCAGGGGCGGATGCAGCGGGTGGTGGTGCAGGCCGAAGGCGATCAGCGCAGCCAGGTCGCCGATCTGTTGCACATGCATGTGCGCAACAGCGCTGGAAACATGGTGCCGCTGTCGGCCTTCGTCCAGGCCAAATGGACCCAGGGCCCGGCGCAGCTGACCCGTTACAACGGTTACCCGGCGATCAGTATTTCCGGCGAACCGAAACCGGGTTACAGCACCGGTGAAGCCATGGCGGAAATCGAGCGGCTGGTGGCGCTTGGTCCGGCGGGACTGGGCCAGGAATGGACCGGCTTGTCGCTGCAGGAACGCCTGTCGGGCAGCCAGGCGCCGATCCTGCTCGGGTTGTCGTTGCTGATCGTGTTCCTGTGCCTGGCGGCGTTGTATGAAAGCTGGTCGATCCCGACTTCGGTGTTGCTGGTGGTGCCGCTCGGCGTACTCGGCGCGGTGTTGGCCGTGACCCTGCGCGGGATGCCCAACGACGTGTTCTTCAAGGTCGGGCTGATCACCATCATCGGCCTGTCGGCGAAGAATGCGATCCTGATCATCGAATTCGCCAAGAGCCTGGTCGACGAAGGTCACGACCTGATCGACGCCACCCTGCAAGCCGCACGCCTGCGATTGCGGCCGATTGTCATGACCTCACTGGCGTTCATCCTCGGCGTGGTGCCGCTGGCGATTGCCACGGGCGCCAGTTCGGCGAGCCAGCAAGCCATCGGCACCGGGGTGATCGGCGGGATGATCACCGCGACCCTGGCGGTGCTGTTCGTGCCGGTGTTTTTCGTGGTGGTGATGAAGCTGGTGCGCACGCGCCCTGACGATATCTAG
- a CDS encoding DUF1345 domain-containing protein, giving the protein MPLLARTHPRLSAAATLGIAVGILAPADSIISKILFGWNAGVWTYLVLMFWLTVRAKAPDVKRIAEIEDENAGLVLFVVCIAAIASLATIAFELAGSRDLETTRKLLHYGFTALTVIGSWLLIGVIFSVHYARLFYTWHGKDPALRFAEGLTNPDYWDFLYFSFTIGVAVQTSDVGVATRELRKIVLAQSLIGFVFNTAILGFSINIAAGLFN; this is encoded by the coding sequence ATGCCCCTCCTCGCCCGCACCCACCCGCGCCTGTCCGCCGCCGCCACGCTCGGCATTGCCGTGGGCATCCTGGCTCCGGCCGATTCGATCATCAGCAAAATCCTCTTCGGCTGGAATGCCGGTGTCTGGACTTACCTGGTACTGATGTTCTGGCTCACCGTGCGCGCCAAGGCGCCGGACGTGAAACGCATCGCCGAGATCGAGGATGAAAACGCCGGGCTGGTGCTGTTCGTCGTGTGCATCGCCGCGATCGCCAGCCTGGCGACCATCGCTTTCGAGCTGGCCGGCAGCCGGGACCTGGAAACCACCCGCAAGCTGCTGCACTACGGCTTCACTGCCCTGACCGTGATTGGCTCCTGGCTGCTGATCGGGGTAATCTTCAGCGTGCACTACGCACGACTGTTCTACACCTGGCACGGCAAGGACCCGGCACTGCGTTTTGCCGAAGGTTTGACGAACCCCGATTACTGGGACTTCCTGTACTTCTCGTTCACCATCGGCGTGGCGGTGCAGACCTCGGATGTCGGGGTGGCGACCCGGGAGTTGCGCAAGATCGTGCTGGCACAGTCGCTGATCGGCTTTGTGTTCAATACGGCCATTCTCGGCTTCTCGATCAACATCGCGGCAGGCCTGTTCAACTGA
- a CDS encoding AraC family transcriptional regulator, with product MTTHNWIDLAQDADTGIETLRAHFRGHAYDPHWHDSYLVGVTEQGVQQFHCRRAKHQSTPGKVFLLEPGDIHDGEAPTEDGFTYRMLYLDPQWLQRELSAVFDNAAQNSQLSFANTLATDVRLAHATSLAFQALHQGELKIVRQTALDGLLERLTGHLHWRARYGEDPRLPLVAKQAREYLHANARYDIGLDQLASATGVDRFRLTRAFKAAFGIAPHAYLVQLRLATARRMLARGEQPATVAMELGFADQSHLGRWFVRAYGLTPALYRKRCSNLPDR from the coding sequence ATGACCACTCACAACTGGATCGACCTGGCCCAGGATGCCGACACCGGCATCGAGACGCTGCGCGCGCATTTCAGGGGCCACGCCTACGACCCGCATTGGCATGACAGCTATCTGGTGGGCGTTACCGAGCAAGGGGTTCAGCAGTTCCACTGTCGGCGGGCGAAACATCAAAGCACGCCGGGCAAGGTGTTCCTGCTCGAACCCGGTGATATCCATGACGGCGAAGCACCGACCGAGGATGGCTTCACCTATCGCATGCTGTACCTCGATCCGCAGTGGTTGCAGCGTGAACTCAGTGCGGTGTTCGACAACGCTGCGCAAAACAGTCAATTGAGTTTCGCCAATACCCTGGCCACTGACGTGCGGCTGGCCCACGCCACAAGCCTGGCATTTCAGGCCCTGCATCAGGGCGAGCTGAAGATCGTGCGCCAGACCGCACTCGACGGCTTGCTCGAGCGCCTTACCGGCCATCTGCACTGGCGGGCGCGTTATGGCGAGGATCCACGTCTGCCGCTGGTGGCGAAGCAGGCGCGGGAGTATCTGCACGCCAACGCTCGATACGACATCGGCCTCGATCAACTGGCCAGCGCAACGGGCGTCGATCGCTTCCGCCTGACCCGCGCGTTCAAGGCGGCTTTTGGTATCGCACCCCACGCCTATCTGGTGCAACTGCGCCTGGCGACAGCTCGTCGAATGCTGGCCCGCGGTGAGCAACCGGCGACGGTGGCCATGGAGCTGGGGTTTGCCGATCAGAGCCATCTGGGCCGTTGGTTCGTGCGCGCCTACGGCCTGACGCCCGCACTGTATCGCAAGCGCTGCTCAAATCTTCCAGACAGGTAA
- a CDS encoding LysE family translocator: MLSSFPTFLPFLLFAFVASITPGPTNILVLSNSARYGLAAAVPIIFGACASAATIVLLVGTGAGSSLTALPMVQSTMQWVGVTWLSYLAWQIFSAPAAGLKPNDSDARLGWVGAASLQLINPKTWMMALAVVSVFAGGGEQRLGQVVYLSLAFFLISLPCLGVWALLGAGSTGWLRSPRAIQGFNRCMALLLLGSTWLGVLT; encoded by the coding sequence ATGTTGTCTTCTTTCCCGACGTTCTTGCCCTTCCTGTTATTTGCGTTCGTGGCCTCGATCACCCCCGGCCCGACCAATATCCTGGTGTTGAGCAACAGTGCCCGATATGGCTTGGCGGCTGCGGTCCCGATCATCTTCGGCGCCTGTGCCAGCGCCGCGACCATTGTGCTGCTGGTCGGCACCGGGGCCGGTTCGTCGTTGACCGCGCTGCCCATGGTGCAATCCACCATGCAGTGGGTAGGCGTGACCTGGTTGAGTTACCTGGCGTGGCAGATATTCAGCGCACCCGCTGCAGGCCTCAAACCCAATGACAGCGACGCTCGCCTCGGATGGGTGGGGGCCGCCAGCCTGCAATTGATCAACCCGAAAACCTGGATGATGGCGCTGGCCGTTGTCAGCGTGTTTGCTGGCGGTGGCGAGCAACGCCTGGGCCAGGTGGTGTATTTGTCGCTGGCCTTTTTCCTGATATCCCTGCCGTGCCTCGGCGTCTGGGCCTTGCTCGGCGCGGGCTCAACGGGCTGGTTGCGCTCGCCGCGGGCGATACAAGGTTTCAATCGCTGCATGGCCCTGTTACTGCTGGGATCGACCTGGTTGGGCGTGTTGACCTGA
- a CDS encoding LacI family DNA-binding transcriptional regulator, which yields MNDFSAAQRSRVTMLDVAEHAKVSKASVSRFIGEDRALLSDAIALRIEQAIAELGYRPNQMARGLKRGRTRLIGMLVADIRNPYSIAVMHGVETACRQHGYSLVVCNTDRDDEQERQHLALLRSYNIEGLIVNTLGHHRDELRELHREMPLVLVDRKVEQLESDLVGLDNPAAVEMAVAHLEDRGYRDVLLVTEPFDGTSSRIERVSSFRAQIAQRPALRGTLIETGSGLTAQLKTFLDNPGPGPKALFCANGIAALASTHSLRELQCNLFEDVGLIALDDLDWYPLVGSGITALAQPTAEIGASAFECLLKRLRGDDGPVRTVDFSARLIVRGSTSVPT from the coding sequence GTGAACGATTTTTCCGCCGCCCAACGCAGCCGCGTGACCATGCTCGACGTGGCTGAACATGCCAAGGTTTCCAAGGCCAGCGTCTCGCGGTTCATCGGCGAAGACCGCGCCCTGCTCTCCGATGCGATCGCATTGCGCATCGAGCAGGCAATTGCCGAACTGGGCTACCGCCCGAACCAGATGGCCCGCGGCCTGAAGCGCGGCCGCACGCGCCTGATCGGCATGCTGGTGGCCGATATCCGCAACCCTTATTCGATTGCCGTGATGCACGGGGTGGAAACCGCCTGCCGTCAGCATGGCTACAGCCTGGTGGTGTGCAACACCGACCGCGATGACGAGCAGGAACGCCAGCACCTGGCCCTGCTGCGCTCCTACAACATCGAAGGCCTGATCGTGAATACCCTCGGCCACCACCGCGATGAATTGCGCGAGCTGCATCGGGAAATGCCGCTGGTGCTGGTAGACCGTAAAGTCGAGCAACTCGAGAGCGATCTGGTCGGGCTGGACAACCCGGCGGCGGTCGAAATGGCCGTCGCCCACCTTGAAGACCGCGGCTATCGCGACGTGCTGCTGGTCACCGAACCGTTCGACGGCACCAGTTCGCGAATCGAGCGGGTCAGCAGCTTCAGGGCGCAGATTGCCCAGCGTCCGGCCCTTCGCGGCACCCTGATCGAAACCGGCAGCGGACTGACGGCGCAGCTGAAAACTTTCCTCGATAACCCTGGCCCCGGGCCGAAAGCACTGTTCTGCGCGAACGGTATTGCGGCGCTGGCCAGCACCCATTCACTGCGCGAATTGCAGTGCAACCTGTTCGAGGATGTCGGCCTGATCGCCCTTGATGACCTGGATTGGTACCCGCTGGTGGGCAGCGGCATCACCGCCCTCGCCCAGCCGACGGCAGAGATCGGCGCCAGTGCGTTCGAGTGTTTGCTCAAGCGGTTGCGCGGGGATGACGGGCCGGTGCGGACTGTGGATTTTTCGGCGCGGTTGATTGTAAGGGGGTCGACCAGTGTTCCAACGTGA
- a CDS encoding TIM barrel protein — protein sequence MNKPPVSISLSSYGADLVRQRGQGSFIDILAAAGATRIEWREELLTVEDPLQLADATRAQGLESVYSSPMELWLAGQSKPNPELAEALQRAQAFGAKWLKVSLGYFTDTCDLQTLNQLLGKSTVQLLVENDQTLHGGRIEPFQRFFAAVEQHHLPIKMTFDIGNWHWQDQPAANAARLLGRHVGYVHCKAVSRRADGKLVAIPPTASDLQLWEQLLRHMAQGVMRAAEYPLQGEDLLQLTTDHVATLARLGQHRLERAHV from the coding sequence ATGAATAAACCACCCGTCTCCATCAGCCTCTCCAGCTACGGCGCCGACCTGGTGCGCCAACGTGGCCAAGGCAGCTTCATCGACATCCTGGCCGCCGCCGGCGCCACCCGCATCGAGTGGCGCGAAGAACTGTTGACCGTCGAAGACCCGTTACAGCTGGCCGACGCCACCCGCGCCCAAGGCCTCGAAAGCGTGTATTCCTCGCCGATGGAGCTGTGGCTGGCCGGCCAGTCGAAACCCAATCCCGAACTGGCCGAGGCCCTGCAACGCGCCCAGGCCTTCGGCGCCAAATGGCTGAAGGTTTCCCTGGGCTATTTCACCGACACCTGCGACCTTCAAACCCTGAATCAACTGCTGGGCAAGAGTACCGTGCAGTTGCTGGTGGAAAACGACCAGACCCTGCACGGCGGGCGCATCGAACCCTTCCAGCGCTTTTTCGCCGCCGTCGAGCAACACCACCTGCCGATCAAAATGACCTTCGACATCGGCAACTGGCACTGGCAGGACCAGCCGGCCGCCAACGCCGCGCGGCTGCTCGGTCGCCACGTCGGTTATGTGCACTGCAAGGCCGTGTCGCGCCGCGCCGACGGCAAACTGGTCGCTATCCCACCGACCGCCAGCGACCTGCAACTGTGGGAACAACTGCTGCGGCACATGGCCCAAGGTGTGATGCGGGCGGCGGAATATCCGCTGCAAGGCGAGGATTTGCTGCAACTCACCACCGACCACGTCGCGACGCTTGCCCGCCTCGGCCAACACCGCCTGGAGCGCGCTCATGTCTGA
- a CDS encoding sugar kinase, protein MSEFDILSFGETMAMFVAEQSGELAEVGHFHKRIAGADSNVAIGLSRLGFKVAWLSRVGADSLGRFVVDTLEKEGLDCSNVAIDSAHPTGFQLKSRTDDGGDPVVEYFRRGSAASHLSPQSIMPELLKARHLHATGIPPALSASAREMSFELMTRMRDAGRSVSFDPNLRPSLWASTQQMIGEINRLAALAHWVLPGLSEGRLLTGFEDPADIAAFYLDQGAEAVAIKLGPHGAYYRTRLDQGFVAGVPVATVVDTVGAGDGFAVGMISALLENHSFADAVKRANWIGSRAVQSRGDMEGLPTRSEMSVEFEAAFASRLAPTGDLQCSHNPCGSGLAREEARTVTENF, encoded by the coding sequence ATGTCTGAATTCGATATCCTGTCGTTTGGCGAAACCATGGCGATGTTCGTTGCCGAGCAGAGCGGTGAACTGGCCGAGGTCGGTCATTTCCACAAACGCATTGCCGGCGCCGACAGCAACGTCGCCATCGGGTTGTCGCGTCTGGGGTTCAAGGTGGCGTGGCTGAGCCGCGTCGGTGCCGATTCCCTGGGTCGCTTCGTCGTCGACACCCTGGAGAAAGAAGGCCTGGACTGCAGCAACGTCGCCATCGATAGCGCGCACCCGACCGGTTTTCAGCTCAAGTCTCGCACCGATGATGGCGGCGATCCGGTGGTCGAGTACTTCCGGCGCGGATCGGCGGCGAGTCATTTGTCGCCGCAGTCCATCATGCCCGAGTTGCTCAAGGCCCGGCACCTGCACGCCACCGGCATTCCCCCGGCGCTGTCTGCCAGTGCCCGGGAAATGTCCTTTGAATTGATGACCCGCATGCGCGACGCCGGGCGCAGTGTGTCCTTCGACCCGAACCTGCGCCCGAGCCTGTGGGCCAGCACGCAACAGATGATCGGCGAAATCAATCGCCTCGCCGCCCTCGCCCATTGGGTGCTGCCGGGCTTGAGCGAAGGTCGCCTGCTGACCGGTTTCGAAGACCCGGCCGACATCGCGGCGTTTTACCTCGACCAGGGCGCCGAAGCCGTGGCGATCAAGCTGGGGCCGCATGGAGCGTATTACCGCACCCGTCTGGATCAGGGTTTTGTCGCTGGCGTGCCCGTAGCAACGGTGGTCGATACGGTCGGTGCCGGCGACGGGTTTGCCGTCGGCATGATCAGCGCCCTCCTGGAAAACCACAGCTTTGCCGACGCCGTAAAGCGCGCCAACTGGATTGGCAGCCGGGCGGTGCAGAGTCGGGGGGATATGGAGGGGTTGCCTACTCGGTCCGAAATGTCCGTCGAATTCGAGGCCGCCTTCGCGAGCAGGCTCGCTCCCACCGGGGATCTGCAGTGTTCACACAACCCCTGCGGGAGCGGGCTTGCCCGCGAAGAGGCCCGCACAGTCACTGAAAATTTTTAA
- a CDS encoding MFS transporter → MKTATLAARRWWYIMPIVFITYSLAYLDRANYGFAAASGMAADLMITPGLSSMLGALFFLGYFFFQVPGAIYAQKHSVKKLIFVSLILWGSLATLTGIVSNAYWLIVIRFMLGVVEAAVMPAMLVYLCHWFTRAERSRANTFLILGNPVTMLWMSVVSGYLVQHYSWRWMFIIEGLPAVLWAFIWWRLADDRPAQAKWLTDQEKQDLESALAAEQVGIKAVKNYAEAFRSPKVIILALQFFCWSIGVYGFVLWLPSILKAGAQMDMIEAGWLSALPYLAAVIGMLLVSWGSDKLQKRKRFVWPPLLIASIAFYGSYALGAEHFWWSYTLLVIAGACMYAPYGPFFAIVPEILPANVAGGAMALINSMGALGSFGGSYLVGYLNSSTGSPGASYLLMSGALMLSVVLTLFLKPGASDRERPGVALTRRTAAHS, encoded by the coding sequence ATGAAAACCGCAACCCTCGCCGCCCGCCGCTGGTGGTACATCATGCCCATCGTGTTCATCACCTACAGCCTGGCGTATCTGGACCGCGCCAACTACGGATTCGCCGCCGCCTCCGGCATGGCGGCGGACCTGATGATCACCCCCGGCCTGTCATCCATGCTCGGCGCGCTGTTCTTCCTCGGCTACTTTTTCTTCCAGGTGCCCGGTGCGATCTACGCACAGAAACACAGCGTGAAAAAACTGATTTTCGTCAGCCTGATCCTCTGGGGCAGCCTGGCCACCTTGACCGGGATCGTCTCCAACGCCTACTGGCTGATCGTCATCCGCTTCATGCTCGGCGTGGTCGAAGCCGCGGTCATGCCGGCGATGCTGGTGTACCTGTGCCACTGGTTCACCCGTGCCGAACGCTCGCGCGCCAATACCTTCCTGATCCTCGGCAACCCGGTGACCATGCTCTGGATGTCGGTGGTGTCGGGCTATCTGGTGCAGCATTACAGCTGGCGCTGGATGTTCATCATCGAAGGCTTGCCGGCAGTGCTCTGGGCGTTTATCTGGTGGCGCCTGGCCGATGACCGTCCGGCCCAAGCCAAGTGGCTGACCGATCAGGAAAAACAGGATCTGGAAAGCGCCCTGGCCGCCGAACAGGTGGGCATCAAGGCCGTGAAGAACTACGCTGAAGCCTTCCGCTCGCCCAAAGTGATCATCCTCGCCCTGCAGTTTTTCTGCTGGAGCATCGGCGTCTACGGCTTCGTGCTCTGGTTGCCGTCGATCCTCAAGGCCGGTGCGCAAATGGACATGATCGAGGCCGGCTGGCTCTCGGCGCTGCCATACCTGGCCGCCGTGATCGGCATGCTGCTGGTGTCCTGGGGCTCGGACAAACTGCAAAAACGTAAACGCTTCGTCTGGCCGCCGCTGCTGATCGCCTCGATTGCGTTCTACGGCTCATACGCCCTGGGCGCTGAACATTTCTGGTGGTCCTACACCCTGCTGGTGATTGCCGGCGCGTGCATGTACGCGCCTTACGGGCCGTTTTTTGCCATCGTCCCGGAAATCCTTCCCGCCAACGTCGCCGGTGGCGCCATGGCACTGATCAACAGCATGGGAGCGCTCGGTTCGTTCGGCGGCTCCTATCTGGTCGGTTACCTGAACAGCTCCACCGGTTCGCCCGGCGCGTCCTACCTGTTGATGAGCGGTGCGCTAATGCTGTCGGTGGTGCTGACGCTTTTCCTCAAGCCCGGCGCCAGTGACCGGGAGCGGCCCGGAGTCGCGCTGACACGCCGTACCGCGGCCCACTCCTGA
- a CDS encoding NAD(P)-dependent oxidoreductase, with protein MKKQVVLYKKLSPLLMARLQAQAEVTLIESLDATGLAQLREALPRAHGLLGASLKLDAALLDLAPHLEAIASVSVGVDNYDIDYLTERRILLSNTPDVLTETTADTGFALILATARRVVELANVVRAGEWTRNVGPAQFGTDVHGKVLGIIGMGRIGEALAQRGHFGFGMPVIYHSHSPKPAVEQRFDAQYRSLPALLQQADFVCLTLPLTAETEGLIGAEQFALMGPETIFINISRGKVVDEAALIEALREGQIRAAGLDVFEREPLNPDSPLLQLNNVVATPHIGSATHETREAMARCAVDNLLAALAGERPANLVNVQAWKA; from the coding sequence ATGAAAAAGCAGGTTGTTCTATACAAGAAGCTGTCACCGCTGCTGATGGCGCGCCTGCAGGCACAGGCTGAAGTGACCCTGATCGAAAGCCTCGACGCCACCGGCCTGGCGCAATTGCGCGAAGCCCTGCCCCGGGCTCACGGCTTGCTCGGTGCCAGCCTGAAACTGGATGCCGCGCTGTTGGACCTGGCGCCTCACCTTGAAGCGATCGCCAGCGTTTCCGTGGGCGTCGACAACTACGACATCGATTACCTGACCGAGCGGCGAATCCTGCTCAGCAACACCCCGGACGTGCTCACCGAAACCACCGCCGACACCGGTTTCGCACTGATCCTGGCGACGGCCCGGCGTGTCGTGGAACTGGCCAACGTGGTTCGCGCCGGCGAGTGGACGCGCAATGTCGGCCCTGCGCAGTTCGGCACCGACGTGCACGGCAAGGTCCTGGGTATCATCGGCATGGGGCGCATCGGCGAGGCGCTGGCGCAGCGTGGACACTTTGGTTTTGGCATGCCGGTCATCTACCACAGCCATTCGCCGAAACCGGCGGTGGAACAGCGTTTCGATGCGCAATACCGCAGCTTGCCGGCGCTGTTGCAGCAGGCGGATTTCGTCTGCCTGACGCTGCCGCTGACGGCTGAAACCGAGGGGCTGATTGGCGCCGAACAGTTTGCGCTGATGGGGCCCGAGACGATCTTCATCAACATTTCCCGGGGCAAGGTGGTGGATGAAGCGGCGTTGATCGAGGCATTGCGTGAGGGGCAGATTCGCGCGGCGGGGCTTGATGTGTTCGAGCGCGAGCCGTTGAATCCCGACTCGCCGTTGTTGCAATTGAACAATGTGGTGGCGACGCCGCATATTGGTTCGGCGACCCATGAGACGCGCGAGGCCATGGCTCGTTGTGCGGTGGATAATCTGCTGGCGGCGCTGGCTGGGGAGCGGCCGGCTAATTTGGTGAATGTGCAAGCGTGGAAGGCCTGA